In the genome of Streptomyces violaceoruber, the window GTCCAGTTCGACAAGCGATCGCCGGACGGGACCATCAACATGAGTCGGCACAGCCGGACCGGTCAGGGTTTCGGCTTCGTCGAGGAGATGACGTTCGAACTCGACCGTCTGTCGCCCTCCTTCGCCCGCGTGATCGTGGGAGTGGCGATCCACCAGGACAACGGACACAAGACCTTCGACGACGTCTCGAACACCGGGGTGGTCGTCGCCGAGGGGTACAGGGAACTTCTGACGGACGACTTCGAGCGGGTCGCCGGGGCCACCGCCGCCACGGTGGCGGAGTTCACCCGCAACGCCTCCGGCGCCTGGGAGTTCCGAGAGGCGGTCCGAGGCTTCGACAGTGACCCCGTCCTCTTCGCCACGGAGATGGGCAGCGCACCACGGCCCTGACCGCGCGACGGCACGTACTCGTACACCACCGAGAGCCTTGAGGAGCCCGAAGGGGCCGGTCACCGGAACATTCGGCCCCAAGTT includes:
- a CDS encoding TerD family protein, with protein sequence MSSDTKGLKKVDVRLKWDPSPWDRPPHHLDIIATTYAADAPHGRPVYVVQFDKRSPDGTINMSRHSRTGQGFGFVEEMTFELDRLSPSFARVIVGVAIHQDNGHKTFDDVSNTGVVVAEGYRELLTDDFERVAGATAATVAEFTRNASGAWEFREAVRGFDSDPVLFATEMGSAPRP